One Rhizobiales bacterium GAS188 DNA window includes the following coding sequences:
- a CDS encoding transcriptional regulator, ArsR family, which translates to MADNLSNTFAALADPTRRAILARLALGDASVGELATPFDMTVRAVSKHIGVLEKAGLVSRERDAQRRPSRLRLAPLEEVNDWLEAYRRLWEGRFARIDGVLDKIKEGKLDDPRR; encoded by the coding sequence ATGGCCGACAATCTCAGCAACACCTTTGCGGCCCTGGCAGACCCGACGCGCCGGGCGATCTTGGCGCGGCTGGCATTGGGTGACGCGTCGGTCGGCGAACTGGCCACTCCCTTTGACATGACGGTTCGTGCGGTCTCGAAGCATATCGGGGTCCTTGAGAAAGCAGGGTTGGTTTCGAGAGAACGCGATGCGCAAAGAAGGCCTAGTCGCTTGAGGCTCGCACCCCTCGAGGAGGTGAATGATTGGCTCGAAGCGTACCGCCGCCTCTGGGAAGGCCGCTTCGCCAGGATCGACGGGGTCCTCGACAAAATCAAAGAAGGAAAGCTCGATGACCCACGTCGTTGA
- a CDS encoding Pimeloyl-ACP methyl ester carboxylesterase, whose amino-acid sequence MNDIATKPASAGVRFVTSRDGTRIAYERLGSGAPVILVGGAFNDRRGKASGVPLARLLASHFTVFAYDRRGRGDSTETPPYDAAREVEDLEALLAAADGAASVFGMSSGAALALEAAASGLKIAKLALYEPPFSIDADAQARSVSYERRLRELLAAGDSDGAVALFLGHVGVPSQMVDQMRHAPMWPGLKAMAASLAHDSAVMGDAHGGAVPVERIRPITAPVLVLGGGLSPPFMRQAAETIVGAVRNGSHQSLAGQAHDVSVDVLAPALISFFSDGRV is encoded by the coding sequence ATGAACGACATTGCCACAAAGCCCGCATCTGCGGGTGTCCGCTTCGTCACGTCTCGGGACGGGACCCGGATCGCGTACGAACGCCTGGGATCTGGCGCGCCTGTCATTCTCGTCGGGGGTGCCTTCAACGATCGCCGAGGCAAAGCTTCCGGCGTGCCGCTTGCAAGGCTGCTTGCCAGTCACTTCACGGTGTTCGCCTATGATCGCCGCGGCCGAGGAGACAGCACCGAGACTCCGCCATATGATGCCGCACGAGAAGTCGAAGATCTGGAGGCGCTGCTGGCGGCGGCCGACGGGGCAGCGTCGGTCTTCGGCATGTCGTCCGGCGCCGCCTTGGCGCTCGAAGCCGCAGCCAGCGGTCTGAAGATCGCAAAGCTCGCATTGTATGAGCCGCCCTTCAGCATCGATGCCGACGCGCAGGCGCGCTCGGTATCCTACGAACGCCGCCTGCGCGAACTTCTTGCGGCTGGAGACTCGGATGGCGCCGTTGCACTGTTCCTGGGCCATGTCGGCGTGCCGTCACAGATGGTCGATCAGATGCGCCACGCTCCGATGTGGCCTGGGCTGAAAGCAATGGCGGCGAGCCTTGCGCATGACTCTGCGGTCATGGGCGACGCTCATGGCGGCGCGGTTCCCGTTGAACGGATCCGGCCTATCACGGCTCCAGTCCTCGTTCTGGGAGGGGGGTTGAGCCCGCCATTCATGCGGCAGGCGGCTGAGACGATTGTTGGAGCTGTCCGAAACGGCTCGCACCAAAGTCTAGCCGGCCAGGCTCACGACGTGTCGGTCGACGTACTCGCGCCTGCGCTCATCTCGTTCTTTTCGGACGGACGCGTTTGA